In one window of Miscanthus floridulus cultivar M001 chromosome 12, ASM1932011v1, whole genome shotgun sequence DNA:
- the LOC136497027 gene encoding uncharacterized protein gives MRALARAASLLRRAAGSAPTTGVLHHPPPGVGPCLAKNLPGFFFNGYSTLLAPPSEVLIPPELLSSRTVWTPDRELGQYEDLVARVTNFHNEDKGFMVLDGDVFDVPIRKDIVHRVVRWQLAKRQQGTHSTKTISEVSGTGRKPYKQKGTGRARHGTLRGPQFRGGATMHGPKPRSHAIKLQKKVRRLGLKIALSARTAEGKLLVFEDLEVPSHKTKNIVQYISQMDDTKKVLLVDGGDIDKKLKLATQNLHYVNVLPSIGLNVYSILQHDTLVMTRAAINRIVERMHTPINR, from the exons ATGCGGGCCCTCGCGCGCGCCGCGTCGTTGCTCCGCCGCGCCGCGGGGTCTGCGCCCACTACGGGGGTGCTGCACCACCCGCCGCCGGGCGTAGGCCCGTGCCTCGCCAAG aatctgccaggttTCTTTTTCAATGGGTATTCTACTCTTTTGGCTCCACCAAGTGAAGTGCTGATTCCACCAGAACTTCTTTCTAGCAGGACTGTGTGGACACCAGATCGGGAGCTTG GGCAGTATGAAGACCTGGTAGCTAGGGTTACAAACTTCCATAATGAGGACAAGGGCTTCATGGTTTTGGATGGTGATGTTTTTGATGTTCCAATTAGGAAGGATATTGTTCACCGGGTAGTAAGGTGGCAGCTTGCTAAAAGACAGCAG GGGACACACTCAACTAAAACTATCAGTGAAGTGAGTGGCACCGGAAGAAAGCCTTACAAGCAAAAAGGAACCGGAAGAGCACGGCATGGAACACTGCGCGGTCCCCAG TTCCGTGGTGGTGCAACCATGCATGGGCCTAAACCACGAAGCCATGCAATCAAGCTGCAGAAGAAAGTACGGCGGCTGGGGCTTAAGATTGCCTTGTCTGCTCGAACTGCTGAGGGGAAG CTCTTGGTCTTTGAGGACTTGGAAGTCCCTAGCCACAAGACAAAAAACATTGTGCAATACATTAGCCAGATGGATGATACAAAGAAGGTtctgttggtggatggaggcgaCATTGATAAGAAGCTAAAGCTGGCTACTCAAAACCTTCACTACGTTAATGTACTTCCTTCCATT GGCCTGAATGTTTACAGTATCCTTCAGCATGACACCCTTGTAATGACTCGGGCCGCTATCAACAGAATTGTCGAGCGGATGCATACCCCCATCAACCGGTAG
- the LOC136496302 gene encoding uncharacterized protein produces MFAAVSSQLCLCTLLRRSRASCVPPPRSRRRRSAILVSMALRSPELRWLGSLTRPGRLAPSPLAALASPRRRRRAPSPSQPPSSSTPSTAPASVGVPGAEGLDGPEWKKVSAKRFGIKESMIPAEAWNVLHRLRSRGYDVYLVGGCVRDLIMKKTPKDFDIITTADLRQVKDTFSGSAVIVGRRFPICHVHENNSIVEVSSFYTSAKGSIGSQIYNLKSQNCSKNDFVRWKNCQGRDFTINGLMFNPYSEKIYDYFGGIEDIKKAKVRTVIPAGTSFQEDCARILRAIRIAARLGFSFPKETAYYVRTLAYSVARLDKGRILMEMNYMLAYGSAEASLRLLWRFGLLEHLLPFQAAYFSSTRFKRKDKGTNMLLVLFSKLDNFLAPNRPCHNSLWISLLAFHEALARKPCDPLVVATFALAFYLGGDMSLAVDIGKSINRQHDTGFRELLEPKVWTDKHLAGEVQSFAALMKRALTEITDEYHVANAMAKIPKAPSSDLVFIPLQAYLKVLKFIESVQYGKKERGYEPKCDGMINYHNLSNGTHAEITNLFTLVVFDTLYPTDMEDEDGRSS; encoded by the exons ATGTTCGCCGCCGTCAGCAGCCAGCTCTGCCTATGCACCCTCCTTCGCCGCTCGCGTGCGAGCTGCGTGCCTCCACcccgctcccgccgccgccgcagcgccaTCCTGGTCTCGATGGCCCTGCGCTCCCCGGAGCTGCGGTGGCTAGGCTCGCTCACGCGGCCCGGCCGCCTCGCTCCATCCCCACTCGCGGCGCTCGCCTCcccacggcgccgccgccgcgcaccgtCCCCGTCGCAGCCCCCTTCTTCGTCCACCCCATCTACCGCCCCCGCATCCGTCG GTGTGCCGGGAGCGGAGGGGTTGGACGGGCCGGAGTGGAAGAAAGTCAGTGCCAAGCGGTTCGGGATCAAGGAGTCCATGATCCCCGCAGAGGCCTGGAACGTACTACACCGCCTACGCAGCAGAG GATATGATGTGTACCTTGTTGGTGGTTGTGTTCGAGATCTCATAATGAAGAAGACGCCAAAAGATTTCGACATAATAACAACAGCTGATCTTAGGCAG GTGAAAGACACTTTCTCAGGATCAGCTGTTATAGTAGGAAGGCGTTTCCCCATATGCCATGTACATGAGAACAATTCCATCGTTGAG GTGTCAAGTTTTTATACTAGTGCAAAGGGGTCAATTGGTAGCCAGATTTACAATTTAAAGAGCCAAAATTGTAGCAAGAATGATTTTGTTCGCTGGAAGAACTGCCAAGGGAGGGACTTCACAATTAATGG GTTAATGTTCAACCCATATTCAGAAAAGATCTATGATTACTTTGGAGGCATTGAAGATATTAAGAAAGCTAAG GTTCGGACTGTAATTCCTGCTGGCACTTCGTTCCAGGAGGACTGTG CCCGTATTCTACGTGCAATCAGAATTGCAGCTCGTTTAGGGTTTAGCTTCCCCAAAGAAACAGCTTATTATGTGAGAACGCTTGCTTACTCAGTGGCAAGACTTGACAAG GGAAGGATACTCATGGAGATGAACTATATGCTTGCTTATGGTTCAGCTGAAGCTTCTTTAAGGTTGCTGTGGAGGTTTGGTCTCCTTGAACATTTGTTGCCCTTTCAG GCAGCATATTTCTCGTCGACTCGTTTTAAGAGGAAGGATAAAGGAACTAATATGCTACTT GTCTTATTTTCTAAGCTGGATAATTTTCTTGCACCTAATAGGCCATGTCATAATAGTCTATG GATAAGCCTTTTAGCCTTTCATGAAGCATTGGCACGCAAACCATGTGACCCTTTGGTAGTGGCTACTTTTGCACTAGCCTTCTACCTGGGAGGTGATATGTCTTTGGCAGTGGATATCGGAAAATCAATCAACCGGCAACATGATACTGGATTTCGAGAGCTCTTAGAACCCAAAGTCTGGACTGATAAGCATTTGGCAGGTGAAGTACAAAGCTTCGCTGCATTGATGAAGCGGGCATTAACCGAAATCACTGATGAGTATCATGTTGCAAATGCTATGGCGAAAATCCCTAAAGCACCATCGTCAGATCTT GTGTTTATACCACTACAAGCCTACCTGAAGGTTCTCAAATTTATCGAGAGTGTTCAATATGGCAAAAAGGAGCGTGGCTATGAACCAAAATGCGATGGGATGATCAATTACCATAACCTGTCTAATGGTACACATGCAGAAATAACAAATCTGTTTACACTGGTGGTTTTCGACACACTATACCCTACAGACATGGAGGATGAAGATGGCCGCAGTTCTTAA